The Hypomesus transpacificus isolate Combined female chromosome 3, fHypTra1, whole genome shotgun sequence genome has a window encoding:
- the mgaa gene encoding MAX dimerization protein MGA a isoform X3 → MFMAAKKKKKEKVMVFHDEGADALSPVPMASSPSDLLVALKSGQMSKGGQGILVAKEEDNMGKCSPRSAKMMKISATLPLSKSSVQSNQQLQNLPPDLNCKGIKVTLDNNNMWNDFFRCKTEMIVTKQGSRMFPYCRFRISGLEPFQKYALLMDIHPVDNKRYKWSGQDWHANGKAETHIQKRPFVHPVSPNSGHYWMQNPVSFYMLKLTNSMLDQEGNVVLHSSHRYLPRLHVVLADKATEDLQLDGPDVITITFPQTEFIAVTAYQNSRFSQLKVNYNPFAKGFREDGPNSLALKLKSCPANDSKKDEARSSNELNPVKKSLKSLLANNKPKNSKVANQGLQRTEAQVVTGISTDRNKASGSGNTKSTEPNSSKQHPLPKNFSELIRESHVKLRRCKTEKEVETCTLQVTNTLNSVPKVGVKDLAESEDVPNSAHLKGPSAKTVRKTGTQSSVMPAKVDQNFITTSPVLINPQFVTEQSADERAEKRQKASNSSPVDFDPQRTSSEGQTREKVKPHKRPPSMPLPALALYLKQLRSKSMPDKNKPVVPSELSPHLTTTSQSPSQLNLTAPPAVQDVKPSDPSTSTYGQAIYKNISGSTYSLNPCGLALNPGNPTYSKHSPTSKYSNVDTLALAESKNQEPDLLSPEPHPVLLSLDQSLQASELSTCTTLLPHLPVSPSFPETLMSSVPDPVLYAPNPARSQSSLESPTLVLPSALNYGPPVSESYISHLSSHSSTLSSLPTITTSKPLTAPLLQSPEHLSCDVESLSPRFLPHSEPSLPFSGTLESTPTLSIIPPTSSSETFGQRLDPEVPLRSTTKGSVQGLGPSAGVSLHESQMSIFSALPPPDPFLTSFTSFLPTPHSASLAMGSSSMFSMSRPSHSLSHPGSLDLGAASSFPSDPDAFQVNDQTLPFPPTLSPLALPLSLSPSFSSLGPDPLSPTPSLTDLVHFFSNNDDLNIDDDFPSNEPSPPIVCPPSIRTPSISVFAQAIPASKPRKRKGKIKKRKSAKTVDDSEMGVAADVNLQPNLEEVEEQLFVSFTSKEALEIHLGDTTQEVVPQKTFEPVGVTETLEERIATLEEVLLKDLKLMKHRQVIHPVLQEVGLKMSLLDTKLSIDLQYLGVHLPIPQYSNIPGQSSEAPSPSGSAVFVSRTGKTKDVTQIKGWREKFAPSESSESSSSSSFKPDVVPSSDGTTTKNLSAFCSDMLDEYLANEGKLIDERAASFSQTVVNPVTYELPTKSSSYVRTLDSVLKKQTQGPTSSIISDFIPPSKRPKLPPLGFRNQRRTKKEQMQDSKENKTKILTTLTTTTSAPKPPPKSAPKPVQTSGSIVSQSVQPEHTAPFTPNPKDTVQKKRKKKSKVSEGPTGSSADMAPLESDSELGPAANTIPNSSTVITKTMLKMKDLEDGVVWEGRHRTCITEERAEIALTSLFTLAGFVCENPTAPVRIIKCRAPPCLNVFCRLGCVCSSLIRKKQITHCAKTDCIFGCSCFRQKVVLLKNLEGPDSSASDDSSSRKRRKRRMRMAYTLKEAEMSAVSQPAHYVGTLWKPREGEIDPEPLHEPASLNLSSPSSLCNSKDEHMTCARVRAFQGRNKEEFNQPTQKDNVSQPQSIDSVSVNCSKTAALKPPLDPLPSTEPAKRLEVVSECRWKNRLDRNYVLRVVCERMVQDRLNIPFRVKGYLVRPLTQNLVVEGQDCTFAYKVHISQVAQLSSGIHAEEKDSQEGEAGMEDWQRELEDDFMEELEDEVEKEKMEVEWRKSELESKEENKKKSLKFQGLPFLIGISPAGILTANKKQPGGSEKDLVQVNGRSYPHAKIQLGKMGAIHPANRLAAYLTGRLSHASQEQVKVASSSTTNPTIASNSKPQKQPSAVGISAPQRTPSAATSSNTSVTTSDVQKTVVSVSNTAPGEVGAPKPTMLIIPVPGTNNVFKMPCPTSQPLTPITPGQRMLLQPICSTKGTTVYRNPEGKLIQLVPLSQLQALNPNLVVQKAVPLASAQPVLSTSVSSPASLPKKTFSCGQVLKPVPPGPSSTVTHTPPSVHTASKASPNVTVLSSSLPTLVPLTVKSPGSQVKVTETAVKKNVMTSTTTSSHPSTSSSDAILGEERVYSPTFISSKSTDSSKIPVTSINPPVPYQKVSLNQTPQTSSVTEPSSGMIGQDVVCRREENYKGPGKRVEDGGRMDISEARHSLGVEEEVDVVDLDSDSATDTDSEEDTEETEDSEVDTNACPLKVVDKKILHNVLERLRRGDLKQRFKQLREALELDEKSTKIHILNQAKREIKILQRSSKSLKKEQASLANRRAECFEMIDQLTAKSGDKEEQATGAVGTERQHVLEDSEKVPSLVNDVTEAVNLLDDTEEETDNSSDEHPFGQTDIINVTSDEGEQEWESVDSKTMQENVDALRTSDGPPQPNNDATCSTEENMKYEDKVGIAKLSRERYTTQYKNLTEMLDIKRRRSTGFVLNQACREIRDLSDKCKILERLKAAQTQTRTDYILKVSQLTGKKEERILWKVQEISTMQKEDQRRRVKENERRKAVLARKAVLQPPAQVSNRPKTVPNILSRRKKLLPIAMKPMEGVSPYIHTDLLPTGLLVIPGQQVITMAPLQPISSSLLHPVSLSGLGLHPSPTPGVASVTISIPSLSQHVKALPLSLNPPGNVDYRISLAAQHPQVLTQNIGQTQAPGAPGPASTAQSSALTVQGVGLHEENQISSDDPDIPSELQSLPPPVSGTGGGPQKERGAMGEGDDERSLSPMFLNLDEDKTGSHGDNKSSSSLSQRPGQSLVPELDHHPGQQSNSRSGSVLDSDTLTPPPLLQMKVGGVAIVADTNVRAEEKQESEVAWRPMPRLAPLGLKTNPQS, encoded by the exons ATGTTCATGGCtgctaagaagaagaagaaagagaaggtgaTGGTGTTTCATGACGAAGGGGCAGATGCCCTTAGTCCAGTGCCAATggcttcctctccctctgaccTCTTAGTTGCTTTAAAATCAGGACAGATGAGTAAAGGAGGACAAGGCATTCTTGTTGCTAAGGAGGAAGACAACATGGGAAAATGTAGTCCTAGATCTGCAAAGATGATGAAAATCTCTGCTACACTCCCTTTAAGCAAGTCATCTGTCCAGTCCAATCAGCAACTACAAAATTTACCACCGGACCTCAATTGCAAAGGTATCAAGGTGACAttggacaacaacaacatgtgGAATGACTTTTTCAGATGCAAGACAGAGATGATAGTAACCAAACAAGGAAGCAGGATGTTCCCATATTGTCGCTTCAGGATCTCTGGTCTAGAACCTTTCCAGAAGTACGCTCTACTCATGGATATCCATCCTGTGGACAACAAACGTTACAAGTGGAGTGGACAAGATTGGCACGCCAATGGAAAGGCTGAAACCCACATACAGAAACGTCCCTTTGTTCATCCCGTATCTCCTAACTCTGGACACTATTGGATGCAGAACCCAGTGTCTTTCTACATGCTAAAGCTTACCAACAGCATGCTGGATCAGGAGGGAAATGTTGTGTTGCACTCATCACATCGTTACTTACCCCGGCTGCATGTGGTTCTAGCAGACAAAGCTACTGAAGATCTGCAACTAGACGGACCTGATGTCATAACCATTACATTCCCTCAGACAGAGTTCATTGCTGTTACAGCTTATCAAAACTCTCGCTTCAGTCAGCTCAAAGTTAACTACAACCCTTTTGCCAAAGGGTTTAGAGAGGATGGACCTAACTCTTTGGCTTTGAAGCTTAAGTCATGCCCAGCAAATGACTCCAAGAAAGATGAAGCCAGATCATCAAATGAACTGAACCCTGTGAAGAAAAGCCTGAAGTCGCTTTTGGCAAACAACAAACCTAAAAACAGTAAAGTAGCAAATCAAGGACTCCAGAGGACTGAAGCTCAGGTTGTTACTGGTATTTCTACAGACAGGAATAAGGCATCAGGATCAGGCAATACTAAATCCACAGAACCAAACTCAAG TAAACAACATCCTCTTCCAAAGAACTTCTCTGAACTGATTCGTGAGTCGCATGTGAAACTGAGAAGAtgcaagacagaaaaagaagTTGAAACTTGCACACTTCAGGTTACCAACACCCTTAATTCGGTTCCAAAAGTTGGAGTTAAAGACTTAGCTGAATCTGAAGATGTGCCTAACAGTGCTCATCTCAAAGGGCCATCTGCTAAGACTGTGCGAAAGACTGGTACCCAGAGCAGTGTGATGCCGGCCAAAGTTGACCAGAACTTCATCACTACATCTCCAGTTTTGATAAATCCTCAGTTCGTCACAGAGCAGTCAGCAGATGAGAGAGCGGAGAAACGACAAAAAGCCTCCAATAGCTCCCCTGTCGACTTTGACCCTCAAAGAACCAGTTCTGAAGGTCAAACACGAGAGAAAGTGAAACCACACAAACGGCCTCCATCTATGCCTTTACCCGCCCTAGCACTATATTTAAAACAATTGAGGTCCAAATCCATGCCTGACAAGAACAAACCAGTTGTTCCCTCAGAATTGTCACCTCATCTCACTACAACCTCACAATCCCCCTCACAGCTAAATCTAACAGCTCCCCCTGCAGTTCAGGATGTAAAACCCAGTGACCCAAGCACCAGTACCTATGGCCAAGCTATCTATAAAAATATCTCTGGTTCAACTTACAGTCTTAATCCTTGTGGTCTTGCTTTGAATCCTGGAAATCCTACTTATTCAAAACATAGTCCAACCAGTAAATACTCAAATGTGGATACTTTGGCTCTTGCCGAAAGTAAAAATCAGGAACCAGATCTACTGTCTCCAGAACCTCACCCAGTGTTACTGTCTTTAGATCAGTCTTTACAAGCCTCTGAGCTTTCCACATGCACTACACTCCTGCCTCATTTACCTGTTAGCCCTTCCTTTCCAGAAACACTAATGTCATCAGTCCCTGATCCAGTGTTATATGCCCCCAACCCAGCCCGAAGCCAGTCATCTTTGGAGTCTCCCACGCTAGTTTTACCTTCCGCATTGAACTATGGTCCACCAGTTTCAGAGTCTTATATCTCACACCTCTCTTCTCATTCCTCTACATTGTCTTCACTACCTACCATAACCACCTCAAAACCTCTCACAGCTCCCTTGCTTCAAAGTCCAGAGCATCTGTCATGTGATGTTGAGTCTTTATCCCCTCGATTTTTGCCGCACTCTGAGccttctctgcctttctctggtACTTTAGAATCTACCCCAACCCTTTCAATAATACCCCCTACTTCATCATCAGAAACTTTTGGGCAACGGCTAGACCCAGAAGTACCTCTTAGGTCTACTACTAAGGGTTCTGTTCAAGGACTTGGGCCATCTGCTGGAGTTTCTTTGCATGAGTCTCAAATGTCTATATTCTCAGCATTACCACCTCCTGATCCATTTCTAACATCCTTCACCTCATTTCTGCCTACCCCTCACTCTGCTTCATTGGCTATGGGGTCTTCCTCAATGTTTTCAATGAGTCGcccttcacactctctctctcatcctggcTCTCTCGATCTTGGAGCTGCCTCCTCTTTTCCGTCCGACCCCGATGCCTTTCAGGTCAACGACCAGACATTACCTTTCCCCCCCACACTATCTCCCCTTGCACTCCCTTTGTCACTGTCTCCCAGTTTTTCATCATTAGGGCCTGATCCATTGTCACCAACTCCATCATTGACGGATCTAGTACATTTCTTTTCAAACAATGACGATTTGAATATCGATGACGACTTTCCAAGCAACGAACCCAGTCCACCAATTGTCTGCCCTCCTAGTATAAGAACACCCAGTATTTCAGTTTTTGCTCAGGCCATACCTGCCAGCAAACCCAGGAAAAGGAAGGGTAAAATCAAGAAGAGAAAGTCTGCAAAGACGGTGGATGATTCAGAAATGGGTGTAGCAGCAGATGTGAATCTGCAGCCCAACCTGGAGGAGGTTGAGGAACAGCTCTTTGTCTCCTTCACCTCAAAG GAAGCACTTGAAATCCACCTCGGAGACACCACACAAGAAGTTGTACCTCAGAAAACCTTTGAGCCAG TTGGAGTTACAGAAACCCTAGAGGAAAGAATAGCAACACTAGAGGAGGTCCTTCTAAAGGATTTAAAACTAATGAAACATCGACAGGTCATACACCCTGTATTGCAAGAAG TTGGCTTGAAGATGAGCTTGCTGGATACCAAACTGTCCATAGACCTGCAGTATCTGGGTGTTCATCTGCCCATTCCTCAATACTCTAACATTCCAGGACAGAGCTCTGAAGCACCCTCTCCAA GTGGTTCAGCTGTTTTTGTATCCAGAACGGGAAAGACTAAAGACGTCACCCAAATTAAAGGCTGGAGAGAGAAGTTTGCTCCTTCAGAGTCCTCAgagtcctcatcatcatcatctttcaAGCCTGATG TTGTTCCAAGCTCAGATGGAACAACAACAAAGAACTTGTCAGCCTTCTGCAGTGACATGTTGGATGAGTACCTCGCCAATGAGGGCAAACTGATCGACGAGCGTGCCGCTAGTTTTTCCCAGACAGTGGTAAACCCTGTGACCTATGAGCTGCCCACCAAGAGCAGCAGCTATGTCCGCACCCTCGACAGCGTCCTGAAGAAACAAACACAAGGACCCACTTCTTCTATCATCTCTgacttcatccctccatctaaaAGACCCAAACTGCCCCCTCTAGGTTTCAGAAATCAGAGAAGAACTAAAAAGGAACAAATGCAAGACTCcaaggaaaacaaaacaaaaattttAACTActttaacaacaacaacatcagcacCAAAACCTCCACCTAAATCTGCACCAAAACCTGTACAGACCTCTGGTTCCATTGTGTCACAATCAGTCCAACCAGAACACACAGCTCCCTTCACCCCCAATCCAAAAGATACAGTCcaaaaaaagaggaagaaaaaatcCAAGGTCTCAGAAGGACCTACAGGATCCTCTGCTGACATGGCTCCCTTGGAATCAGACTCTGAGCTGGGGCCTGCTGCCAACACCATTCCCAACTCCAGCACTGTCATCACCAAGACgatgctgaagatgaaggacCTGGAGGATGGGGTTGTGTGGGAAGGCAGACACCGTACATGCATCACTGAAGAGAGGGCAGAGATTGCTCTTACATCTCTCTTCACCTTGGCG GGCTTTGTGTGTGAGAACCCTACAGCTCCTGTCAGGATCATTAAGTGTCGTGCTCCTCCCTGCCTGAACGTTTTCTGCCGTCTTGGCTGTGTGTGCTCCAGCCTGATCCGAAAGAAGCAAATCACGCACTGTGCCAAGACAGACTGCATATTTGGCTGCAGCTGTTTCCGCCAGAAAGTAGTACTGTTAAAGAACCTAGAGGGGCCTGACTCCAGTGCCTCAGATGACAGCTCATCCcggaaaaggagaaagagaaggatgaggatgGCGTACA CGCTCAAAGAGGCAGAGATGTCGGCGGTATCCCAGCCTGCACATTATGTGGGAACCCTGTGGAagccgagagagggagagattgacCCGGAGCCACTACACGAGCCTGCATCTTTGAACCTCTCTTCTCCATCATCACTCTGTAACTCTAAAGATGAGCATATGACATGTGCCAGGGTGCGAGCTTTTCAAGGCCGGAACAAGGAAGAATTCAACCAGCCAACTCAGAAA GACAATGTGTCTCAGCCTCAATCAATCGACTCAGTAtcag TAAACTGCTCCAAAACAGCAGCACTAAAGCCCCCCTTGGACCCCCTACCCAGCACGGAGCCTGCCAAGCGCCTTGAGGTTGTGTCGGAATGCCGGTGGAAGAACCGTTTAGACAGGAACTATGTGctgagggtggtgtgtgagcGAATGGTTCAGGACCGCCTCAACATTCCCTTCAGGGTAAAAGGTTACCTGGTCCGCCCGCTAACCCAGAACCTGGTGGTAGAGGGGCAGGACTGTACTTTCGCCTACAAGGTCCACATCTCCCAAGTGGCGCAACTCTCCAGTGGGATACATGCAGAGGAGAAGGACAGTCAGGAAGGGGAGGCTGGTATGGAAGACTGGCAGAGGGAGTTAGAGGATGACTTTATGGAGGAATTGGAGgacgaggtggagaaggagaagatggaggtggAGTGGAGGAAGAGTGAGCTGGAATCGAAGGAGGAAAATAAAAAGAAGAGTCTGAAGTTTCAGGGTCTGCCTTTCCTCATAGGAATCTCACCAGCAGGCATCCTGACAGCCAATAAGAAGCAGCCAGGTGGTTCAGAAAAGGATCTAGTCCAG GTAAATGGTCGATCGTACCCCCATGCTAAGATCCAGCTGGGGAAGATGGGTGCCATTCATCCTGCCAACAGATTGGCAGCATACCTCACTGGCAGACTATCCCATGCAAGCCAAGAGCAGGTTAAAgtagcctcctcctccaccaccaatCCCACCATCGCCTCCAACTCGAAACCACAGAAGCAACCCTCAGCAGTGGGAATCTCTGCTCCTCAGCGAACCCCGTCTGCAGCCACCTCTTCCAACACCTCTGTGACCACATCAG ACGTCCAGAAGACGGTGGTGTCTGTTTCAAACACAGCCCCAGGAGAAGTGGGAGCCCCAAAGCCCACTATGCTGATTATCCCTGTCCCTGGGACCAATAACGTATTCAAGATGCCCTGCCCGACCTCCCAGCCCCTGACACCCATCACGCCTGGCCAGAGGATGTTGCTCCAGCCTATCTGCTCCACCAAGGGGACCACCGTCTACCGCAACCCAGAAGGAAAGCTCATTCAGCTGGTTCCCCTCAGTCAGCTGCAGGCCCTCAACCCAAACCTGGTGGTGCAGAAAG CTGTTCCGCTTGCTTCTGCCCAGCCAGTGTTATCTACCTCAGTATCCTCGCCTGCCTCTCTACCTAAAAAGACTTTCTCTTGTGGCCAGGTCCTAAAACCTGTACCTCCAGGGCCATCctccactgtcacacacacccctccctcagTACATACCGCCAGCAAGGCCTCTCCCAACGTCACTGTCCTATCCAGCTCCCTTCCAACCCTGGTCCCTCTTACAGTCAAATCCCCTGGAAGTCAGGTCAAGGTCACAGAGactgcagtaaaaaaaaacgtgATGACATCCACCACTACATCATCACATCCCTCCACTTCCTCATCAGATGCCATtctgggagaagagagagtgtaCAGTCCCACCTTTATCAGCTCTAAGTCTACTGATTCCTCCAAAATCCCTGTAACCTCCATAAATCCCCCTGTGCCCTACCAGAAGGTGTCTCTCAATCAGACCCCCCAAACGTCCTCAGTCACTGAGCCAAGCTCTGGTATGATAGGCCAGGACGTCGTCTGTCGAAGGGAGGAAAATTATAAAGGGCCAGGAAAGAGGGTTGAAGATGGCGGGAGGATGGATATTTCTGAGGCAAGGCACTCactaggggtggaggaggaagtggatgtGGTAGACCTGGACAGTGATTCAGCGACGGACACGGACTCTGAGGAGGATACAGAAGAGACTGAAGATTCAGAGGTTGACACCAATGCATGTCCCCTGAAAGTTGTTGAT AAGAAGATTCTGCACAATGTCTTGGAGAGATTGCGTCGTGGGGACTTAAAGCAACGCTTTAAGCAGCTGAGGGAAGCACTGGAGCTGGATGAAAAATCAACCAAGATCCACATCTTGAACCAG GCAAAAAGGGAAATTAAGATCCTGCAGAGGTCGAGCAAGAGTCTGAAGAAGGAGCAGGCCTCTTTGGCCAATCGGAGAGCAGAGTGTTTCGAAATGATCGACCAGTTGACAG CCAAGAGTGGAGATAAAGAGGAACAGGCCACTGGGGCAGTAGGAACCGAGAGGCAGCACGTCCTGGAGGACTCAGAGAAAGTGCCCTCATTGGTCAATGATGTGACTGAAGCGGTGAACCTATTGGATGacacagaagaagaaactgACAACTCCTCAGATGAGCACCCATTTGGACAGACTGACATCATCAATGTCACCAGT GATGAAGGTGAACAGGAATGGGAGTCTGTGGATTCAAAGACTATGCAAGAGAATGTAGATGCACTGAGGACATCAGATGGCCCGCCGCAACCGAACAACGACGCAAC GTGTTCTACCGAAGAAAACATGAAGTATGAAGACAAAGTT GGCATTGCCAAGCTGAGTCGAGAAAGGTACACGACACAGTACAAAAATTTGACAGAGATGCTGGACATCAAAAGAAGAAGGTCTACTGGCTTTGTCCTTAATCAG GCCTGTAGGGAAATCAGAGACCTGAGTGACAAATGTAAGATTCTGGAGAGGCTGAAGGCTGCTCAGACACAGACCAGGACGGACTACATCCTCAAGGTCTCCCAACTCACAG gtaagaaggaggagaggatccTGTGGAAAGTACAGGAAATTTCCACGATGCAGAAGGAGGACCAAAGAAGAAGAgttaaagagaatgagagaagaaAGGCTGTCCTAGCACGGAAGGCTGTCCTCCAGCCTCCCGCCCAGGTCAGCAACAGACCAAAAACTGTCCCCAACATCCTGTCTCGTAGGAAAAAACTTCTTCCCATTGCCATGAAGCCCATGGAAG GCGTTTCTCCATACATCCACACAGACCTGCTCCCTACTGGGCTGCTGGTGatcccaggtcagcaggtcatCACAATGGCACCCCTTCAGCCTATAAGCTCCTCCCTGCTTCACCCAGTCAGTCTGTCAGGGCTGGGCCTGCACCCTTCCCCGACACCAG GTGTTGCTTCAGTCACAATCAGCATCCCATCCCTGTCACAGCATGTCaaagccctccccctctccctcaacccACCCG gcaaTGTAGATTATAGGATATCTTTGGCTGCACAACACCCCCAGGTCTTGACACAAAACATTGGCCAAACCCAGGCCCCTGGGGCTCCTGGCCCTGCCTCCACGGCCCAGAGCAGCGCTCTAACAGTGCAGGGGGTGGGGCTACATGAAGAGAAC CAGATCAGTAGTGACGACCCCGATATACCATCAGAGCTCCAAAGCTTACCCCCCCCTGTGTCAGGGACGGGTGGGGGgccacagaaagagaggggggcaatgggagagggggatgacgaGCGCTCCCTCAGCCCCATGTTCCTCAATCTGGATGAGGACAAGACTGGATCTCATGGGGACAATAAGTCATCCAGCAGTCTATCACAGCGACCGGGACAGTCACTTGTTCCGGAACTTGACCATCACCCAGGGCAACAGTCCAACAGTAGGTCAGGTTCTGTGTTGGATTCTGATACCCTGACTCCACCCCCTTTGCTGCAGATGAAGGTGGGGGGTGTGGCTATAGTGGCAGACACAAATGTCAGAGCAGAGGAAAAGCAGGAGTCAGAGGTTGCCTGGAGACCAATGCCCAGACTGGCTCCTTTGGGCTTGAAAACCAATCCACAATCCTAG